The following are encoded together in the Cyanobacteriota bacterium genome:
- the pgsA gene encoding CDP-diacylglycerol--glycerol-3-phosphate 3-phosphatidyltransferase — protein MGLPTWVTISRLLAVPWLLILLPQATTSSQWWSLGIFLVAAGTDWLDGYLARRLNQVTELGKFLDPLVDKLLVMAPLLVLLEMQQVPAWAVFLILGRELAIAGWRVTPTSSPSPIQGANLWGKTKTVMQIVAIALLIAPLSPAWDLTTAISFWLAVALTLVSGITYLLPTSAAPTTSANKV, from the coding sequence ATGGGTCTGCCGACATGGGTTACTATATCACGACTGCTGGCGGTGCCATGGCTGCTGATACTATTGCCTCAAGCGACTACCTCTTCACAATGGTGGAGCTTGGGCATTTTTCTAGTGGCTGCGGGTACTGACTGGTTGGATGGTTATCTGGCACGACGCTTAAATCAAGTGACGGAACTGGGTAAATTTTTAGACCCACTAGTGGATAAGTTATTGGTCATGGCTCCATTGTTGGTATTGCTAGAAATGCAGCAAGTTCCAGCGTGGGCAGTGTTTTTGATTCTAGGGCGCGAGTTGGCGATCGCGGGTTGGCGTGTCACACCTACATCCTCCCCGTCCCCGATTCAAGGAGCTAACCTCTGGGGAAAAACCAAAACTGTGATGCAGATTGTCGCCATTGCCCTACTTATCGCTCCCCTATCTCCTGCATGGGATTTGACAACTGCCATCAGTTTCTGGTTAGCCGTAGCATTGACATTGGTGTCAGGGATCACCTACCTGCTGCCAACATCAGCAGCACCAACTACTTCTGCTAACAAGGTGTAG
- a CDS encoding DUF4333 domain-containing protein codes for MLVASLTAVLTGCSSGELTTSNSPSSPTATASPEASPTEAKSPESKQPEGPKSDLTKKLESAASDLVAKEIGAEVKSFSCPNVEKLEAGKTFDCDTEIAAGSFPVTVTLSDDQGAFNVQTKNLLILKKAENLLKDGIKQRNDLDVTADCGQDFYIFKQVGDTYECKLSSTDGKSGVAVLKVTDVEGGVDISYSLK; via the coding sequence GTGCTAGTTGCATCACTAACTGCTGTACTGACTGGTTGTAGCAGTGGAGAGCTAACTACCTCTAACAGCCCTAGCAGCCCAACAGCAACAGCCAGCCCAGAAGCATCACCCACTGAAGCCAAGAGTCCTGAATCAAAGCAACCCGAAGGCCCTAAGTCTGACTTGACTAAAAAGCTAGAGTCTGCCGCATCAGATCTAGTAGCCAAAGAAATTGGCGCAGAGGTGAAGTCTTTCTCTTGCCCTAACGTGGAAAAACTGGAAGCAGGCAAGACGTTCGATTGTGATACTGAAATTGCAGCAGGTTCGTTCCCTGTAACTGTGACCCTAAGTGACGACCAAGGGGCCTTCAATGTGCAGACGAAAAATTTGCTGATCTTGAAGAAAGCAGAAAACCTATTGAAGGATGGCATTAAGCAGCGCAATGACCTAGATGTAACGGCTGATTGTGGTCAAGATTTTTACATCTTTAAACAGGTCGGCGATACCTATGAATGTAAGTTATCATCAACTGATGGCAAGTCTGGCGTGGCTGTGCTCAAGGTGACTGATGTTGAGGGTGGTGTGGATATTTCCTACAGCTTGAAGTAG
- a CDS encoding LuxR C-terminal-related transcriptional regulator has protein sequence MSNSPSPTQPILSDRELEVVELVAAGLTNQEISEKLAISKRTVDNHISNILTKTATDNRVALVRWALQWGKVCLDQVNCCTLPSSSLNTESSR, from the coding sequence ATGTCCAATAGCCCATCCCCAACTCAGCCCATTCTCTCTGATCGAGAGCTAGAGGTAGTCGAGCTTGTAGCTGCCGGATTGACCAACCAGGAGATCTCAGAAAAGCTAGCTATCAGCAAGCGTACTGTTGACAACCACATCAGTAATATTTTGACCAAGACAGCAACTGATAATCGAGTAGCCCTAGTACGCTGGGCCTTGCAATGGGGCAAGGTTTGCCTTGATCAAGTTAACTGCTGTACGTTGCCCTCTAGTTCGCTGAATACTGAAAGCTCCCGATGA
- a CDS encoding TonB family protein, whose amino-acid sequence MKQVTSYTHQRSQANHCTVRWVLWGLLGSIVLHSGLILTLRWPMFSMIPEPEELAIVIVDPPPEVDDTLSKAEITLSESSTPSPDVPPITLVEAPASVSGRATPLPSDRPISATAPMQTLTTSPTTKPFTSRHSQPVASPTPSVPSSDTSVSPSPRWEAADDLHASAATSAHTTASAPRGLTGISDHGAARRSGHSGTGQTTGQTMGQTIGQTIGSTASSGASSTVTGNLSGSSTSTDTNPQPVVANTSSPLATTSHRQRPVCISCPQPPAVRQGNRTVEGSTAITFDISPDGRPINIRLRTSSGNAELDRVTLETVQQWRFAPSEQGYTGARRRVNFVEKDSQFHREVQERQQRNVQQRSTTPPQPLPPPPPSPSSRIETPSPPVRPSVPSTSESTTAPVPAEPPASIVPSADASAPLPVAAPDPFPSIPATIPEPANTPEPSPMPRPDLP is encoded by the coding sequence ATACACATCAGCGATCGCAGGCCAACCACTGCACGGTTCGTTGGGTTTTGTGGGGACTGTTGGGGTCGATCGTCCTCCATAGTGGCCTGATCTTGACGCTTCGCTGGCCGATGTTTTCCATGATTCCAGAACCAGAGGAACTAGCGATCGTCATTGTCGATCCTCCACCTGAGGTAGATGACACCCTCTCTAAGGCAGAGATAACCCTATCTGAGAGTAGCACCCCTAGCCCCGATGTGCCGCCAATTACGCTGGTAGAGGCTCCAGCTAGCGTATCCGGCAGGGCTACTCCCCTGCCCAGCGATCGTCCAATATCTGCTACCGCCCCGATGCAAACCCTAACCACCTCACCCACAACCAAACCATTCACAAGCCGGCACTCTCAGCCTGTAGCTAGCCCGACACCATCGGTTCCGTCATCGGATACCTCGGTATCCCCTAGTCCCAGATGGGAAGCTGCTGACGATCTCCATGCGTCTGCTGCTACGTCAGCTCACACAACGGCCTCTGCTCCTAGGGGCTTGACAGGCATCTCAGATCATGGCGCAGCTAGGCGGAGCGGGCATTCAGGTACGGGTCAAACTACGGGTCAGACTATGGGTCAGACTATAGGGCAGACTATAGGGTCAACGGCCAGCAGCGGTGCTAGCAGTACTGTGACTGGCAACTTATCCGGAAGTTCCACAAGTACAGACACCAATCCTCAACCTGTTGTCGCCAATACTAGCTCACCTCTAGCAACCACTAGTCACCGTCAGCGCCCGGTTTGTATTTCCTGTCCACAGCCGCCAGCGGTTCGGCAGGGCAATCGCACTGTGGAGGGTAGTACGGCAATTACCTTTGACATTTCTCCTGATGGCCGCCCTATCAACATCCGTCTACGAACATCTAGTGGGAATGCCGAACTTGACCGAGTCACCCTAGAAACGGTGCAGCAGTGGCGGTTTGCCCCTTCTGAGCAGGGGTACACTGGAGCGCGGCGGCGAGTGAACTTTGTGGAAAAAGATTCCCAGTTTCACCGTGAGGTGCAAGAACGACAACAGCGCAATGTTCAGCAGCGATCAACAACACCTCCACAACCTTTGCCACCTCCTCCACCCAGTCCATCCTCACGGATAGAGACTCCCTCACCACCTGTGCGCCCATCAGTTCCCTCAACATCAGAGTCCACAACGGCTCCTGTACCCGCAGAGCCACCAGCGTCGATCGTTCCTTCAGCGGATGCCTCAGCGCCTCTGCCCGTTGCAGCACCAGACCCATTCCCTTCAATCCCAGCTACTATCCCTGAACCAGCTAATACGCCTGAACCCTCACCTATGCCTCGACCTGATCTCCCCTAG
- a CDS encoding GNAT family N-acetyltransferase, translating into MFKASKPATYSVTWVEHMAEIPQAAWDALAVPLKTPFLEWDWLHIMETSGSTTANAGWLPLHLTVWRGTELVAAAPFYLKGHSYGEFVFDHQWADLAERLGIRYYPKLLGMSPFTPAEGYRFLIAPGEDEDELTALMVHEIDSFCDRNQISSCHFLYVDPEWRLRLENLGFTMWLHHSYIWKNQGFQTFDDYLNQFNANQRRNIKRERKAVEKAGLRLRVVQGDDIPKSFFPLMYEYYANTCDQFGWWGSKYLTKAFFEQLHGAFRHRVVFAAGYSDQDDRQPVGMSFCLTKGDRLYGRYWGSSQYIECLHFDACYYTPIEWAIAKGIQTFDPGAGGRHKKRRGFPATPNYSLHRFYNPRLTQILRPYIQEVNSLEQQEMEAINAELPFKQAAPTID; encoded by the coding sequence ATGTTTAAAGCGTCTAAGCCTGCTACCTACTCGGTTACCTGGGTTGAGCATATGGCAGAAATTCCCCAAGCTGCTTGGGATGCCTTGGCAGTGCCCCTCAAGACTCCGTTTCTAGAGTGGGATTGGTTGCACATCATGGAAACCTCAGGTAGCACGACGGCAAACGCAGGCTGGTTACCGTTGCATCTCACGGTGTGGCGCGGTACTGAGCTGGTAGCTGCAGCTCCCTTTTATCTGAAAGGTCACAGCTACGGTGAGTTTGTATTTGACCACCAATGGGCAGATTTGGCTGAGCGATTGGGGATTCGCTATTACCCGAAGCTGTTGGGAATGTCACCCTTTACCCCAGCAGAAGGCTACCGATTTTTGATAGCACCGGGGGAAGATGAGGATGAATTGACGGCCTTGATGGTGCATGAAATCGATAGCTTTTGCGATCGCAACCAAATCTCTAGTTGTCACTTCTTATATGTGGATCCAGAATGGCGACTACGACTAGAGAACCTGGGGTTCACGATGTGGCTACACCACAGCTACATCTGGAAAAATCAAGGCTTTCAAACCTTTGATGATTACTTGAACCAGTTCAATGCTAACCAGCGACGCAACATCAAGCGAGAACGTAAAGCTGTGGAAAAGGCAGGCTTGCGACTGCGCGTTGTTCAGGGCGATGACATTCCTAAGTCCTTTTTTCCCCTTATGTACGAGTACTATGCCAACACTTGTGACCAATTTGGCTGGTGGGGCAGCAAGTATTTAACCAAGGCATTTTTTGAGCAACTGCATGGGGCGTTTCGCCATCGGGTTGTGTTTGCAGCAGGCTACAGTGACCAAGACGATCGTCAACCTGTGGGCATGTCCTTTTGCCTCACCAAGGGGGATCGGTTGTATGGGCGCTATTGGGGTAGCTCGCAATATATTGAGTGTTTGCACTTTGATGCTTGCTATTACACACCCATCGAGTGGGCGATCGCCAAGGGCATTCAAACCTTTGATCCTGGAGCAGGTGGACGGCACAAGAAACGGCGTGGTTTTCCTGCGACCCCTAACTACAGCCTGCATCGGTTCTACAATCCCCGCCTTACACAAATTCTCCGCCCCTACATCCAAGAGGTGAATAGCCTAGAGCAGCAAGAGATGGAGGCTATTAATGCTGAGTTGCCCTTTAAGCAAGCGGCACCCACAATCGACTAA
- a CDS encoding ATP-binding cassette domain-containing protein, with protein sequence MTVPQWRLEQVCVASATVGYPLLHQVTFEVQSGDRLAIVGASGAGKTSLLRLFNRLHDPTSGKLYFHGQDLQQLPVIALRRRVMAVLQEPRLLGMTVREAIAYPLTLQAIPQSEMHQRIDYWLEQMQVPTDWLDRTERQLSVGQRQWVAIVRALVTQPEVLLLDEPTSALDAGRAQHLITVLQNLSAERSLTILMVNHQLQLVQQFSSHVLHLHQGRVKHHVAASEMDWSALRATLEQLNLEANQEWQ encoded by the coding sequence GTGACTGTTCCCCAATGGCGACTAGAGCAGGTCTGTGTAGCCAGCGCTACTGTCGGCTACCCACTGCTGCATCAGGTGACCTTTGAGGTGCAATCTGGCGATCGGCTAGCGATCGTGGGTGCATCTGGTGCGGGCAAAACGTCACTTTTACGCCTGTTCAATCGCCTTCATGACCCTACTAGTGGCAAACTCTACTTCCATGGTCAAGATTTGCAACAGTTGCCTGTGATTGCGCTGCGGCGACGGGTGATGGCCGTCTTACAAGAACCCCGGCTATTGGGCATGACTGTGCGTGAGGCGATCGCCTATCCCCTGACTTTGCAAGCAATCCCTCAGTCAGAGATGCACCAGCGGATTGATTATTGGCTAGAGCAGATGCAAGTGCCGACCGATTGGCTCGATCGCACAGAACGTCAGCTTTCTGTTGGTCAACGCCAGTGGGTAGCAATCGTCCGTGCCTTGGTTACTCAACCAGAGGTATTGCTGCTAGATGAACCTACCTCTGCCCTAGATGCCGGACGCGCCCAACATTTGATCACAGTGTTGCAAAACCTGTCAGCAGAGCGATCGCTGACCATACTCATGGTCAACCATCAACTGCAATTGGTACAACAATTTAGCTCCCACGTGCTACATCTCCACCAAGGCCGGGTTAAGCATCACGTTGCTGCTAGCGAAATGGATTGGTCAGCCCTGCGCGCTACCCTAGAACAGTTAAATCTTGAAGCCAACCAAGAATGGCAGTAG
- a CDS encoding methyltransferase domain-containing protein — protein MDCTEQESCQKLVLHVGCGRYYPEALHPLFQSQDWREIRLDLNPDVEPDIVASITNLEPVADGSIDAIWSSHNIEHLYAHEVPIALGEFYRVLKPSGFLLATMPDIQQVAAYVAQGNLEDTLYMSPSGPIAAIDILFGHRRFIQEGNQFMAHRTGFTGKTLLNKLSAAGFATIRVWQTDLALWTVAYKQETQNPLDLPSFMASLAA, from the coding sequence ATGGACTGTACAGAGCAAGAGTCCTGCCAAAAGCTAGTGCTGCATGTAGGTTGTGGGCGATATTATCCAGAAGCGTTACACCCGCTATTTCAATCCCAAGATTGGCGAGAGATTCGGTTAGATTTGAACCCAGATGTCGAGCCAGATATAGTTGCAAGTATTACAAATCTAGAGCCTGTGGCAGACGGGTCGATCGATGCCATTTGGTCGTCTCACAATATTGAACATCTTTATGCCCATGAGGTGCCGATCGCGCTAGGGGAGTTTTATCGGGTACTCAAACCTAGTGGATTTTTGTTGGCGACGATGCCAGATATTCAGCAGGTAGCTGCCTATGTTGCCCAAGGTAATTTAGAAGATACGCTCTACATGTCACCATCGGGGCCAATTGCGGCGATCGATATTTTGTTTGGGCATCGGCGCTTCATTCAGGAAGGTAACCAGTTCATGGCCCACCGCACAGGCTTTACGGGCAAAACACTACTGAATAAGTTGAGCGCTGCTGGTTTTGCCACAATTCGCGTCTGGCAAACAGATTTGGCACTATGGACAGTGGCCTATAAGCAGGAAACCCAGAATCCCTTGGATTTACCTAGTTTTATGGCTAGCCTAGCAGCATAG